Part of the Planococcus plakortidis genome is shown below.
TAGCCGAGTTCAGCTACATGTGGATAAGCGCTGCGGCGGATGAAGACGAGCAAGGAGAAGATCGCCCCGGCAATGATGCCCTGCTCGATGCCGATGAGCAATGTCGCTAAAAACGTCAATAACCATGTCAAGCCGTCAACTTTATTCACTTTGAACAAGTATTTCAGCTCTTTTGCATCGATCAGGCTATACACGGCGACCATGATGATCGCAGCCAGCACCGCATTCGGCAAGTAATAGAACAAGCCAGTGAAGAACAGCAAGGTCAGGATGATCAGCAAGGCGGTAATGATCGAAGCGAGCGGTGTGCGCGCCCCGGCCTGATAGTTTACGGCAGACCGCGAAAACCCTCCCGTTACGGGATAGCCGGCGAAAAAGGATCCCCCGACGTTGGCCAAGCCAAGCCCGACCAATTCACGGTCAGGGTCGATCTTGTATTTTTCTTTTGCCGCAATCGCCTTAGCCATCGCAATCGATTCCATATACCCGATAAATGAAATCGTCAGGGCAATCGGCAGGAGCGCGATCAAGGCATCCATCTGAAACGCCAGCAAAGACAAGGACGGCAAGCCGGCAGGCACTTCACCGACGATTTTCACCCCTAGCCCGTTCAGATTGAAGAGATAGACAGCCAAGATGCTCAACACAACGACCACCAGCGGGCCTGGTATTTTCTTGACGTATTTTTTCATGAGGATCAGCAAAATGATACTGCCCAAGCCGATAGCCAATGTCGCGGGGTTGATTTCCCCGGCGCGCCGAATCGTCTCACCGACAATCAGAAAGACGTTTTTATCAGCTTCCAGGCTGACACCGATCAAATGTTTCAATTGGCTGAGGCCGATAATGATGGCTGCTGCCGATGTAAATCCGCTGATGACTGCATGGGACAGGAAGTTGACGATGAATCCCAGCTTGAAGACGCCCAATAGCAGCTGGATCACCCCGATCATCAGCATCAGCAATAGCACAAGGGAGATGTACTCGTCCGTGCCCGGTTCCGCCAATAGCGATACACCGGATAGCACAAGCAACGAGACCATCGCCACCGGGCCGACAGCGAGCTGCCTGGAGGTCCCGAATAATGCGTAGATGATGAGCGGAATGGTGGAGGCGTAAAGCCCGATCACCGGCGGCAATCCGGCCAGCATCGCATAAGCCATCCCCTGTGGAATGAGCATGATGGCGACGATCAAACCGGCATTCAAGTCCCCGCTCAAATCCGATTTTTTATAACTGCCCAGCCACTCAAGAGCCGGAATCCATTTTTTCAACACAAAGTCCCCCTCCTATCGAATAAGCAACATTTGTATGGCATGCTTATGCAATGAAGCATGATCGCCCATCGCAAAAACCTATTCTGCAGGAGGGATACATCCGCATCTGCTCCCGCCGTTCCGGTCATTTTTGCATTGTGTCAACAATTTCAGCTAAAAAACGGTAAAAAGAAAAGGACATCATTCGATGCCCTTCACTCTTCAGCCCTTTTTGATCCAGAACTTCAGCACGTCGCCATCGACTTGCTGTTCCAAGAGCTCGTGGCCGCCTGATTTTGCCCAAGCAGTCAAATCTGCTGAAGCGCCTTTATCTGTAGCTTGGATTTCCAAGACTTGCCCGGAATCCATGTCTTTCATTTCTTTTCTTGTTTTTACGATCGGCATTGGGCAAGCCAAGCCTTTTGCGTCTAGTACTTTATCTGCGTTCATCAAAATCGCTCCTTTAGAATGTTAGTTTTTTAGATTGGTCATTTTTAATAGAAATTAACGTACAGCACAGCGGTTCGGGCCGATTTCCATCTCACGCTGCATTTCTTCTTCCGGCGTGATCTTGCCCATATTGGTTTTGCGGATATCTTCGTAAGCATTCGGCTGCGGTGGCAAGTTTTTCGTTACCATATCGCGGAATTCCTGCTCATCTTCGATATTCAAGCCGTGGTTTTCGTTGAACAAGTCGCCCAATTTTTTGGCGACGCTACCGTCTTCGTTCAACTCATCCATGATCATGAAGTGAGCCGGCAGAACAGACAATTCGTTTGCAAGCGCCTGGTAGCGGCTGTATAGGGATTCGCGCAAATCACCGACCCAGTCTTCCGCTAGTCCTGCAAGGTCCGGGCGTCCGATGGAATCGATGAACAGGATATCGCCTGTCATCAAGTATTGATTGTCTACGATAAATGAAGTCGAACCGATGGTGTGTCCTGGCGAATAGAGCGCTTCGACTTTCGAGCTGCCAACTACTGCTTCGAAGCCACCTTCAAGTGGTGTATATTCGAATACCACTTCTTCAGCATCAGCCGGCGGCAAGTAATACGTAGCGCCTGTCGCTTGTGCGATTTTGCGGCCGCCTGAGATATGGTCTGCATGAAGATGTGAATCGAATACGTGCTTGATTTGTGCGCCTTTTTCCTGCGCGAAGTTCAAGAAGACATCCGTCATGCGAGTCGCGTCAATGACTGCCGCTTCCACGCCGGAAATCGCCATGTAAGACAAGCAGCCTTTGCCGATGCGGACGAATTGGTAAAGCTCTCCGCCATCGTTCAAATCGCCGACTTTCACCGGCTCCAAGTGCTCGCTCCATGCTTTCATGCCGCCTGACAGGTAAGCCGTTTCCACGCCTTCATCTGCAAGCATATCTGCGACCATGATGGAAGATCCTTCTTTGGCACAGACAACCAAAATATCGCGGTCTTTCGGCAATTGATCGATGACTTCTTCAACGCCGTCCAATAAATCGAAATATGGGATGTTCAAGTACTGGATGTTGCCGCCTTCGATTTTCCAATCGGCGAATGCGTCGCCGTTGCGGACATCAAGGATGAACAATGGTTCGTTATCAATTACTTTGCGGGCTACTTGCGCCGCGGTCATTGCTTTTACTGACATTTATTAATTACCTCCCGGGGTATTTTTTATTTCAAAAAAAAATTAATGCCTATATTTCTCAAGCTTGCATAGAACATTCCGGCTTGGTGCCAGGACTGGCCCGATTACTCGGTTTTGCCAGTCCAATCACGCATGCCTGGTACCACATTGTACAAGTTTTTAAAGCCTTTTTTCGCCATCATATCGCCAGCAACTCCGCTTCTGCGGCCTGAATAGCAGATGATGTAAATTTCTTGGTCTTGATCCAATTCGTTCATGCGGTTTTCCACTTCACCGAGCGGAATATGCTTGACGCCAGGGATATGCGCTTCATCGTATTCTTCTTGCTCGCGAACATCCAAAATGTTCAACGAATCACCGTTTTCAACCCGTGCTTGAAAATCAGCGAGTGATACTTCAGGGATTTCAATCGTCTCTTCTACTTCATTTGCGCCGTCTTTGCGCAAATAATGAAGCAAGACGTCTCCTTCTGTTTCCGTGCCGATGTATTCGTGGCCTGAGCTCTTTGCCCATGCCTGCAAATCGGCTGTTGACCCTTTATCGGTTGCCTGGACTTCCAGCACATCGCCGGAAGCCAGGTCTTTCATCGCTTTTTTCGTCTTAACGATCGGCATTGGGCATGCAAGCCCTTTAGCGTCCAATACTTTATCTGTTTGAACCATTAATCATTTTCCTCCTTTTATAAATCAGTGCCTGCGGCTGAAGATTACTCGGTGTCGCCTTCCCAGTCCAACATCCCGCCGTCCATATTGATGACGTTATAGCCGCGGTCTTCAAGAAAGCGGGTCGCCTGTCCACTGCGGTTGCCCGAACGGCAGACCATGATATGCTCTTTTGATTTATCGATATCCTGCAAACGGAATTCCAACAAGCCTAATGGAATGTGCTCAGCTCCAGGAATTTTTCCTGCAGCGACTTCTTCCGTTTCGCGCACATCGATCAGCGATGCCTCGGGGTTGTTTTTGATGTATTCCTGAACTTCTTGTGTAGTCATGCTTTTCATGTTAAATTCCTCCTCAAATTATCCGCGGTAACTGCTCATTCCGCCTCTGATATTCACTATATTGGTAAACCCGTTTTTCTTCAATAATTGGCTCGCTCTGCTGCTGCGCATGCCGCTTTGGCAGATGACCAGCGTTTCTTTGTCCTTCGACAATTCATTTACGCGCTTTGGCAAATCATTCAATGGAATGTTCTTGAAGCCCTTAATGTGGTTAGCCTTGAACTCTGCAGGCGTCCGGACATCGATATACTGTTTGTTTTTCTTGCCGAGTGCAGGTTTCAGTTCGTCAGTGGACATCGTCTTGATTCCTTTAGTCGGGGCAGTAAAGCGGGAGATCGCGAAATAGGCAATGATCCCGACTGCAATCCAGAGCAACCATTCCATCCATACTTCATCCTTTCCACTTTTCGGAGTTAGATAAACAAGTTGACGTTGCCGTCTTCTGCGTCGCCAAGATAAGCAGCTACGCCAGCGTATTCGATTTCATCCAGGAGCTCTTCTTTCTGCAATCCAAGAAGGTCCATTGTCATCGTGCAGGCAACCAATTTAATGTCCTGTTCCTGGGCCATCTCGATCAGGTCCGGTAAAGGCATGGCATTATGCTTTTTCATGACTTGCTTGATCAGTTTCGGGCCCATGCCCCCGAATTGCATATTGGATAGCCCGAGCTTGTCGGCTCCGCGCGGCATCATTTTCGAGAACATCGCTTCGAGGCGCCCTTTCTTGATTGCTGGCGGATTTTCTTTGCGCAATGCGTTCAATCCCCAGAATGTATGGAAAATGGTCACTTCGTGATCGTAAGCTGCTGCGCCGTTTGCGATGATGTAAGCGGCCATTGCTTTGTCATAGTCTCCGCTGAAAAGTACGATTGTTGTCTTCTTCTGTTCTGCCATTCTGTAAATTCCTCCAATAATTACCCCTATGGGTATATTTTATTCCAAAAAAAAGAACGTTTTATAGTGGCGTCGCACTCTTTCAAATACCCTATAGGGTATATTAAAGCATCTATTCTACTATGTCAACAGCAAAGTTCTTTTTTTCTTTTATACTGCCTTAGCGGCTTTTTACGAGAAGCTCGACCGCTTCTTTTACGACGTCTTCTGTGTTTTCGCCTTTTTGCAGACTGTCGCGCACACAAGATTGCAGGTTTTCACTGACAATGACTCCGATCGTCCGGTCCACTGCGCTTCTTACTGCTGACAGCTGGGTTACGACATCACGGCATTCACCGTCCGCTTCGACCATTTTGATGACTCCGCGCAATTGGCCTTCGATCCGCTTGAGGCGGTTTTCAATCTTTTTATCGTATTCCATCAGACAAGCCTCCTGTTCAATATATTGAAGTTGTTATGTTCAATAATATACCCCTAAGGGTATAAAGTCAAACGAAAAACTCAAAAGCTTTTTTTACCTTGCCTGATGGTATTTTAACATGGAAAGCCCCCGCCAATACAGCGGGGACCTTTTTATATCCGGCACTGCTTAGACTGCACAGTTGTTCGGGCCGGTTTCCATTTCTTTTTGTTCGTCTTCCGATGGGGTGATTTTCCCCATATTCGTTTTACGGATGTCTTCATAGGCGTTCGGCTGTTCTTTCAAGTTTTCCGTTACGCGCTTGATGAAGCGTTGTTCATCATCGATATTGAGCCCTTCGTTTTGCTTATACAGCTCGCTGAGTTTTTTGTGGACGCTGCCGTCTTCGTTCATTTCCTTGATGTCTGCGTAATGCGCAGGCAAAACGATCAGCTCTTTCGACAGGTCGCCGTAGCGCTCATAAAGCGTTTCATGCAAGTCTTCCGCCCAATCCGTGGCTTTTCCGGCAAGGTCCGGGCGGCCGATTGATTCGATGAATAAAATATCGCCTGTCAGCAAATATTCATCATCGACGATGAACGATGTGCTGCCGATCGTGTGCCCGGGTGAGTAGAACGCTTTGATCTTGACTTTTCCGACTTCAACGATGGTTCCGTCCTCGGCCGGTTCGTAGCCGAATACCACTTCATCTGCATCTTCTGGCGGCAGATGGTACTTCGCCCCGAATTGTTCCGCCAGCTTTCGGCCGCCTGAAATATGGTCGGCATGGAGATGTGTGTCGAGCACATGGGTGATCTTCGCTGAATGTTCCTTGGCGAAGGTTTCGTAGGGCTCAATCATCCGTGCGGCGTCAATCACCGCAGCTTCACCATCTGATTCGATCAGGTAAGACAAACAGCCCTTGCCGACACGGACAAATTGATAAATCGCGCCCCCAGTCTTCAAGTCGCCGATTTTCACGGGTTCCAATTGCTCGCTCCAGGAAGCCATTCCGCCTTCGATCGAAATGACGTTGTCAAAGCCTCGATCTTGCAGATACTCGGCCGCTTTCTTTGAAGTATTGCCTTTTGCACACATGGTGTACAGCGGTTTTTCCTTCGGCAACTTGCCGATTTCTTCACTGCTTTCTTCTATTTTATTGAATGGGA
Proteins encoded:
- a CDS encoding SulP family inorganic anion transporter — its product is MLKKWIPALEWLGSYKKSDLSGDLNAGLIVAIMLIPQGMAYAMLAGLPPVIGLYASTIPLIIYALFGTSRQLAVGPVAMVSLLVLSGVSLLAEPGTDEYISLVLLLMLMIGVIQLLLGVFKLGFIVNFLSHAVISGFTSAAAIIIGLSQLKHLIGVSLEADKNVFLIVGETIRRAGEINPATLAIGLGSIILLILMKKYVKKIPGPLVVVVLSILAVYLFNLNGLGVKIVGEVPAGLPSLSLLAFQMDALIALLPIALTISFIGYMESIAMAKAIAAKEKYKIDPDRELVGLGLANVGGSFFAGYPVTGGFSRSAVNYQAGARTPLASIITALLIILTLLFFTGLFYYLPNAVLAAIIMVAVYSLIDAKELKYLFKVNKVDGLTWLLTFLATLLIGIEQGIIAGAIFSLLVFIRRSAYPHVAELGYLPKENVYRNTSRYPDAETDPEILIFRVDASLYFANMTFLEEQLCKRLAEKPETKWVVFDFSSVNSIDAVAIHALEDLMEQCQSGKVKMVFAGIKNTVLDVLKRADWERKYGDRIHYMSIEDALSSIKEEGQR
- a CDS encoding sulfurtransferase TusA family protein — protein: MNADKVLDAKGLACPMPIVKTRKEMKDMDSGQVLEIQATDKGASADLTAWAKSGGHELLEQQVDGDVLKFWIKKG
- a CDS encoding MBL fold metallo-hydrolase, producing the protein MSVKAMTAAQVARKVIDNEPLFILDVRNGDAFADWKIEGGNIQYLNIPYFDLLDGVEEVIDQLPKDRDILVVCAKEGSSIMVADMLADEGVETAYLSGGMKAWSEHLEPVKVGDLNDGGELYQFVRIGKGCLSYMAISGVEAAVIDATRMTDVFLNFAQEKGAQIKHVFDSHLHADHISGGRKIAQATGATYYLPPADAEEVVFEYTPLEGGFEAVVGSSKVEALYSPGHTIGSTSFIVDNQYLMTGDILFIDSIGRPDLAGLAEDWVGDLRESLYSRYQALANELSVLPAHFMIMDELNEDGSVAKKLGDLFNENHGLNIEDEQEFRDMVTKNLPPQPNAYEDIRKTNMGKITPEEEMQREMEIGPNRCAVR
- a CDS encoding sulfurtransferase TusA family protein; translated protein: MVQTDKVLDAKGLACPMPIVKTKKAMKDLASGDVLEVQATDKGSTADLQAWAKSSGHEYIGTETEGDVLLHYLRKDGANEVEETIEIPEVSLADFQARVENGDSLNILDVREQEEYDEAHIPGVKHIPLGEVENRMNELDQDQEIYIICYSGRRSGVAGDMMAKKGFKNLYNVVPGMRDWTGKTE
- a CDS encoding rhodanese-like domain-containing protein is translated as MKSMTTQEVQEYIKNNPEASLIDVRETEEVAAGKIPGAEHIPLGLLEFRLQDIDKSKEHIMVCRSGNRSGQATRFLEDRGYNVINMDGGMLDWEGDTE
- a CDS encoding rhodanese-like domain-containing protein, whose protein sequence is MEWLLWIAVGIIAYFAISRFTAPTKGIKTMSTDELKPALGKKNKQYIDVRTPAEFKANHIKGFKNIPLNDLPKRVNELSKDKETLVICQSGMRSSRASQLLKKNGFTNIVNIRGGMSSYRG
- a CDS encoding DsrE/DsrF/DrsH-like family protein; the protein is MAEQKKTTIVLFSGDYDKAMAAYIIANGAAAYDHEVTIFHTFWGLNALRKENPPAIKKGRLEAMFSKMMPRGADKLGLSNMQFGGMGPKLIKQVMKKHNAMPLPDLIEMAQEQDIKLVACTMTMDLLGLQKEELLDEIEYAGVAAYLGDAEDGNVNLFI
- a CDS encoding metal-sensitive transcriptional regulator codes for the protein MEYDKKIENRLKRIEGQLRGVIKMVEADGECRDVVTQLSAVRSAVDRTIGVIVSENLQSCVRDSLQKGENTEDVVKEAVELLVKSR
- a CDS encoding MBL fold metallo-hydrolase codes for the protein MTVKFTSAEEIAEKVMNNEPVAILDVRSKEDVENWHVEGSNVELHNIPFNKIEESSEEIGKLPKEKPLYTMCAKGNTSKKAAEYLQDRGFDNVISIEGGMASWSEQLEPVKIGDLKTGGAIYQFVRVGKGCLSYLIESDGEAAVIDAARMIEPYETFAKEHSAKITHVLDTHLHADHISGGRKLAEQFGAKYHLPPEDADEVVFGYEPAEDGTIVEVGKVKIKAFYSPGHTIGSTSFIVDDEYLLTGDILFIESIGRPDLAGKATDWAEDLHETLYERYGDLSKELIVLPAHYADIKEMNEDGSVHKKLSELYKQNEGLNIDDEQRFIKRVTENLKEQPNAYEDIRKTNMGKITPSEDEQKEMETGPNNCAV